A genomic stretch from Enterobacter oligotrophicus includes:
- the livG gene encoding high-affinity branched-chain amino acid ABC transporter ATP-binding protein LivG, with protein sequence MKPLLSVNGLMMRFGGLLAVNNVNLDLHKKEIVSLIGPNGAGKTTVFNCLTGFYKPTGGTIMLRDQHLEGLPGQQIARMGVVRTFQHVRLFREMTVIENLLVAQHQQLKTGVFSGLLKTPAFRRAQEEALDRAATWLDRIGLLQHANRQASNLAYGDQRRLEIVRCMVTQPEILMLDEPAAGLNPKETKELDELIAELRDHHDTTILLIEHDMKLVMGISDRIYVVNQGTPLANGTPEEIRNNPDVIRAYLGEA encoded by the coding sequence ATGAAGCCTTTATTATCTGTTAACGGCCTGATGATGCGTTTTGGTGGCCTGCTGGCGGTCAATAACGTCAATCTGGATCTGCACAAAAAAGAGATCGTCTCCCTGATTGGCCCGAACGGTGCGGGGAAAACCACGGTGTTTAACTGCCTGACCGGTTTTTACAAGCCGACGGGCGGCACCATCATGCTGCGCGACCAGCATCTGGAAGGGCTGCCGGGCCAGCAGATTGCCCGCATGGGCGTGGTGCGTACCTTCCAGCACGTGCGTCTGTTCCGCGAGATGACGGTGATTGAGAACCTGCTGGTGGCGCAACACCAGCAGCTTAAAACCGGCGTCTTTTCTGGCCTGCTCAAAACCCCGGCCTTCCGCCGCGCGCAGGAGGAAGCGCTTGACCGCGCGGCGACCTGGCTCGACCGTATTGGCCTGCTGCAACATGCCAACCGTCAGGCGAGCAACCTGGCCTATGGCGACCAGCGTCGTCTGGAGATTGTGCGCTGCATGGTGACGCAGCCGGAAATCCTGATGCTCGACGAACCGGCGGCGGGCCTCAACCCGAAAGAGACCAAAGAGCTGGACGAGCTGATTGCCGAGCTGCGCGATCATCACGACACCACCATCCTGCTGATTGAGCATGACATGAAGCTGGTGATGGGCATTTCTGACCGTATCTACGTGGTAAACCAGGGCACGCCGCTGGCGAACGGCACACCGGAAGAGATCCGTAACAACCCGGACGTGATCCGCGCATACCTTGGTGAGGCATAA
- the livM gene encoding branched chain amino acid ABC transporter permease LivM translates to MKPMHFAMALLSAAMFFVLAGVFMGVQLELDGTKLVVDTAADIRWQWVFIGTAVVFLFQLLRPVFQKTLKGVSGPKFVLPAIDGSTVKQKLFLVALLVAAVAWPFMVSRGTVDIATLTMIYVILGLGLNVVVGLSGLLVLGYGGFYAIGAYTFALLNHYYGLGFWTCLPLAGLVSAAAGFLLGFPVLRLRGDYLAIVTLGFGEIVRILLLNNTEVTGGPNGISQIPKPTFFGLEFSRSAREGGWDTFSNFFGIKYDPSDRVIWLYLVVLLLVVITLFVINRLLRMPLGRAWEALREDEIACRSLGLNPTRIKLTAFTISAAFAGFAGTLFAARQGFVSPESFTFAESAFVLAIVVLGGMGSQFAVILAAILLVVSRELMRDFNEYSMLMLGGLMVLMMIWRPQGLLPMTRPQLKLKNGQAKGEQA, encoded by the coding sequence ATGAAACCGATGCATTTTGCAATGGCGCTGCTCTCTGCCGCCATGTTCTTCGTTCTGGCGGGCGTCTTTATGGGCGTCCAGTTAGAACTGGATGGCACTAAGCTGGTGGTGGATACCGCCGCCGACATCCGCTGGCAGTGGGTGTTTATCGGCACCGCCGTGGTATTCCTGTTCCAGCTTCTGCGTCCGGTGTTCCAGAAGACGCTGAAAGGCGTCTCCGGGCCGAAATTCGTGCTGCCTGCTATCGACGGCTCTACCGTGAAGCAGAAGCTGTTCCTCGTGGCGCTGCTGGTGGCGGCTGTAGCGTGGCCGTTCATGGTGTCGCGCGGCACGGTAGATATCGCCACCCTGACCATGATTTACGTCATTCTCGGTCTCGGTCTGAACGTGGTGGTGGGCTTGTCTGGCCTGCTGGTACTGGGCTACGGCGGTTTCTACGCCATCGGCGCGTACACCTTTGCGCTGTTGAACCACTATTACGGCCTCGGCTTCTGGACCTGCCTGCCGCTGGCGGGGCTGGTTTCTGCCGCCGCGGGCTTCCTGCTCGGCTTCCCGGTGCTGCGCCTGCGCGGTGACTACCTGGCGATTGTGACCTTAGGCTTCGGCGAAATTGTCCGTATCCTGCTGCTTAACAACACTGAAGTGACCGGCGGCCCGAACGGCATCAGTCAGATCCCGAAACCGACCTTCTTCGGCCTGGAGTTCAGCCGTTCCGCCCGTGAAGGTGGCTGGGACACCTTCAGCAACTTCTTTGGCATCAAGTATGACCCGTCCGACCGCGTGATCTGGCTCTACCTGGTGGTGCTGCTGCTGGTGGTCATTACCCTGTTTGTGATTAACCGTCTGCTGCGCATGCCGCTGGGCCGCGCGTGGGAAGCGCTGCGTGAAGATGAGATCGCCTGTCGCTCGCTGGGCCTGAACCCGACCCGCATCAAGCTGACCGCGTTCACCATCAGCGCCGCGTTTGCCGGTTTCGCCGGGACACTGTTCGCCGCGCGTCAGGGCTTTGTCAGCCCGGAATCGTTCACTTTTGCCGAATCGGCCTTTGTGCTGGCGATTGTGGTGCTCGGCGGGATGGGCTCGCAGTTCGCCGTGATCCTCGCGGCTATCCTGCTGGTGGTCTCGCGTGAGCTGATGCGCGACTTTAACGAGTACAGCATGCTGATGCTGGGTGGTTTGATGGTGCTGATGATGATCTGGCGTCCGCAGGGCCTGCTGCCGATGACCCGTCCACAGCTGAAGCTGAAGAACGGGCAAGCAAAAGGAGAGCAGGCATGA
- a CDS encoding 4-aminobutyrate--2-oxoglutarate transaminase — protein MKNNELNDRRLQATPRGIGVMCNFYADKAENATVWDVEGNEYIDFAAGIAVLNTGHRHPKVISAIEKQLHAFTHTAYQIVPYEGYVSLAERINARVPIDGPAKTAFFSTGAEAVENAVKIARAYTKRPGLITFGGAFHGRTFMTMALTGKVAPYKLGFGPFPGSVYHAHYPNELHGVSTAEALKSLERIFKADIAPDQVAAIILEPVQGEGGFNVAPADFMQALRALCDTHGILLIADEVQTGFARTGKLFSMENHCVKPDLITMAKSLAGGMPLSAVSGRAEVMDAPAPGGLGGTYAGNPLAIAAAHAVLDVIDEEDLCTRAAHLGHHLVEVLNKAKDGCPYIADIRAQGSMVAVEFNDPQTGQPSPEFTREVQARALQEGLLLLSCGVYGNVIRFLYPLTIPEVQFRKALDIISAALTR, from the coding sequence GTGAAAAATAACGAACTGAACGACCGGCGTTTACAGGCGACGCCGCGTGGCATCGGCGTGATGTGTAACTTCTATGCCGATAAAGCCGAAAACGCCACGGTGTGGGACGTGGAAGGCAACGAGTACATCGACTTCGCCGCCGGGATCGCCGTGCTGAATACCGGCCATCGCCATCCAAAAGTTATCTCTGCCATCGAAAAACAGCTCCATGCGTTTACCCATACGGCGTACCAGATTGTGCCGTACGAAGGCTATGTGTCGCTCGCTGAGCGCATTAACGCCCGCGTCCCGATTGACGGCCCGGCGAAAACGGCGTTCTTCTCCACCGGCGCAGAGGCGGTTGAGAACGCGGTTAAAATTGCCCGCGCATATACCAAACGCCCCGGTCTTATCACCTTCGGCGGTGCCTTCCACGGGCGCACTTTTATGACCATGGCGCTGACGGGCAAAGTCGCGCCGTACAAGCTCGGCTTCGGGCCGTTCCCCGGCTCGGTGTATCACGCGCACTATCCGAATGAACTGCACGGCGTCAGCACAGCAGAGGCGTTAAAAAGCCTGGAGCGTATCTTCAAGGCGGATATCGCGCCGGATCAGGTAGCGGCCATCATTCTTGAGCCGGTGCAGGGTGAGGGTGGGTTCAACGTCGCCCCCGCTGATTTTATGCAGGCGTTACGGGCCCTGTGCGATACCCACGGAATTTTGCTGATCGCCGACGAAGTACAAACTGGCTTCGCGCGTACCGGCAAACTCTTCTCGATGGAAAACCACTGCGTGAAGCCGGACCTGATCACCATGGCGAAAAGCCTGGCAGGTGGGATGCCGCTCTCTGCGGTCTCTGGCCGCGCAGAGGTGATGGATGCGCCCGCGCCCGGCGGGCTGGGTGGAACCTATGCGGGCAATCCGCTGGCGATTGCGGCAGCTCATGCGGTGCTGGACGTGATTGACGAAGAGGACCTCTGCACGCGTGCGGCGCATCTCGGTCACCACCTGGTGGAAGTCCTCAACAAAGCGAAAGACGGTTGCCCGTATATCGCGGATATTCGTGCGCAAGGCTCAATGGTCGCGGTGGAGTTTAACGATCCGCAAACCGGCCAGCCGTCACCGGAGTTCACCCGTGAAGTACAAGCGCGTGCATTGCAGGAAGGGCTGTTGCTGCTGAGCTGCGGCGTCTATGGCAACGTCATCCGCTTCCTGTATCCGCTCACCATCCCTGAGGTTCAGTTCCGCAAGGCACTGGATATTATCTCTGCGGCGCTGACTCGTTAA
- the livH gene encoding high-affinity branched-chain amino acid ABC transporter permease LivH — MSEQFLYFLQQMFNGVTLGSTYALIAIGYTMVYGIIGMINFAHGEVYMIGSYVSFMIIAALMMMGIDSSWLLVAAGFVGAIVIASAYGWSIERVAYRPVRSSKRLIALISAIGMSIFLQNYVSLTEGSRDVALPSLFNGQWIVGASENFSASITTMQLVIWIVTFLAMLALTIFIRYSRMGRACRACAEDLKMASLLGINTDRVIALTFVIGAAMAAVAGVLLGQFYGVINPYIGFMAGMKAFTAAVLGGIGSIPGAMIGGLILGVAEALSSAYLSTEYKDVVSFALLILVLLVMPTGILGRPEVEKV, encoded by the coding sequence ATGTCCGAGCAGTTTCTCTATTTCTTGCAGCAGATGTTTAACGGCGTCACGCTGGGAAGCACCTACGCGCTGATCGCCATCGGCTACACGATGGTTTACGGCATTATCGGCATGATCAACTTCGCCCACGGCGAGGTGTACATGATCGGTAGCTACGTCTCCTTTATGATCATTGCCGCCCTGATGATGATGGGCATCGACAGTAGCTGGTTGCTGGTCGCCGCCGGGTTTGTCGGCGCGATTGTGATTGCCAGCGCCTACGGCTGGAGTATCGAGCGCGTGGCCTACCGGCCGGTGCGCAGCTCCAAGCGCCTGATTGCGCTGATCTCCGCGATTGGTATGTCTATCTTCCTGCAAAACTATGTCAGCCTGACCGAAGGTTCGCGCGACGTGGCGTTGCCAAGCCTGTTTAACGGCCAGTGGATTGTGGGGGCCAGCGAAAACTTCTCTGCCTCTATCACCACCATGCAGCTGGTTATCTGGATCGTGACCTTCCTGGCAATGCTGGCGCTGACTATTTTCATTCGCTACTCCCGCATGGGACGCGCCTGCCGCGCCTGCGCGGAAGACCTGAAAATGGCGAGCCTGCTCGGTATCAACACCGACCGCGTGATTGCGCTCACCTTCGTGATCGGCGCAGCGATGGCGGCAGTGGCGGGCGTGCTGCTTGGTCAGTTCTACGGCGTGATCAACCCGTACATCGGCTTTATGGCCGGGATGAAAGCCTTCACCGCGGCGGTACTGGGCGGTATCGGCAGTATTCCGGGCGCGATGATCGGCGGCCTGATCCTGGGCGTGGCCGAAGCGCTCTCCTCGGCGTACCTGAGTACGGAATATAAAGATGTGGTGTCGTTTGCCCTGCTGATTCTGGTTCTGCTGGTGATGCCTACCGGTATTCTGGGCCGTCCGGAGGTAGAGAAAGTATGA
- the livJ gene encoding branched chain amino acid ABC transporter substrate-binding protein LivJ — MNMKGKALLAGCIALAFSTMAQADIKVAVVGAMSGPVAQYGDQEFTGAEQAVADINAKGGIKGEKLQIVKYDDACDPKQAVAVANKVVNDGIKYVIGHLCSSSTQPASDIYEDEGILMITPAATAPELTARGYKLILRTTGLDSDQGPTAAKYILDKVKPQRIAIVHDKQQYGEGLARAVQDNLKKGNANVVFFDGITAGEKDFSTLVARLKKENIDFVYYGGYHPEMGQILRQARAAGLKTQFMGPEGVANVSLSNIAGESAEGLLVTKPKNYDQVPANKPIVDAIKAKKQDPSGAFVWTTYAALQSLQAGLNQSADPAEIATWLKANSVDTAMGPLSWDEKGDLKGFEFGVFDWHANGTATDAK, encoded by the coding sequence ATGAACATGAAGGGTAAAGCGTTACTGGCAGGATGTATCGCGCTGGCATTCAGCACCATGGCTCAGGCAGATATCAAAGTGGCTGTTGTTGGGGCGATGTCCGGTCCGGTAGCGCAGTACGGCGATCAGGAGTTTACGGGCGCGGAACAGGCGGTTGCAGACATTAATGCTAAGGGCGGTATCAAAGGCGAAAAACTGCAGATCGTAAAATATGATGATGCCTGTGACCCGAAACAAGCGGTCGCGGTGGCGAACAAAGTGGTGAACGACGGGATCAAATACGTTATCGGTCACCTGTGCTCCTCCTCCACGCAGCCTGCGTCTGACATCTATGAAGACGAAGGCATTCTGATGATCACGCCTGCTGCGACTGCACCGGAACTGACCGCGCGCGGTTATAAGCTGATCCTGCGTACCACGGGTCTGGACTCCGATCAGGGCCCGACTGCCGCGAAATACATTCTGGATAAAGTGAAACCGCAGCGTATTGCGATCGTTCATGACAAACAGCAGTACGGTGAAGGTCTGGCGCGTGCGGTGCAGGATAACCTGAAGAAAGGCAACGCTAACGTGGTGTTCTTCGATGGTATCACCGCCGGTGAGAAAGACTTCTCCACCCTGGTGGCGCGTCTGAAGAAAGAGAATATCGATTTCGTTTACTACGGTGGCTATCACCCGGAAATGGGCCAGATCCTGCGTCAGGCACGTGCGGCCGGCCTGAAAACCCAGTTCATGGGGCCAGAAGGTGTGGCGAACGTCTCCCTGTCTAACATCGCAGGTGAATCTGCTGAAGGCCTGCTGGTGACCAAGCCGAAGAATTACGACCAGGTGCCTGCGAACAAACCGATCGTAGATGCCATCAAGGCGAAGAAGCAGGACCCAAGCGGTGCGTTCGTGTGGACCACCTACGCTGCGCTGCAGTCTCTGCAGGCGGGCCTGAACCAGTCAGCCGATCCGGCTGAGATTGCCACCTGGCTGAAAGCGAACTCCGTCGACACCGCTATGGGGCCGCTGTCCTGGGATGAGAAGGGCGATCTGAAAGGCTTCGAGTTTGGTGTGTTTGACTGGCATGCGAACGGGACTGCTACAGACGCCAAATAA
- the livF gene encoding high-affinity branched-chain amino acid ABC transporter ATP-binding protein LivF, translating into MEKAMLTFDKVNAHYGKIQALHDVSLHINQGEIVTLIGANGAGKTTLLGTLCGDPRATSGRIVFDGKDITDWQTARIMREAVAIVPEGRRVFSRMTVEENLAMGGFFADRDQFQTRIKWVYELFPRLWERRIQRAGTMSGGEQQMLAIGRALMSQPRLLLLDEPSLGLAPIIIQQIFDTIEQLRKEGMTIFLVEQNANQALKLADRGYVLENGRVVLSDTGDALLANEAVRSAYLGG; encoded by the coding sequence ATGGAAAAAGCGATGTTAACGTTCGACAAGGTGAATGCCCATTACGGCAAGATCCAGGCGCTGCACGACGTCAGCCTGCATATCAATCAGGGTGAAATCGTCACCCTGATTGGGGCCAACGGCGCGGGGAAAACCACGCTGCTCGGCACGCTGTGCGGCGACCCGCGCGCCACCAGCGGGCGAATAGTGTTTGATGGCAAAGACATCACCGACTGGCAGACTGCCAGGATCATGCGTGAGGCGGTAGCGATTGTCCCGGAAGGGCGTCGCGTGTTCTCGCGTATGACGGTGGAAGAGAACCTGGCGATGGGCGGTTTCTTTGCCGATCGCGATCAGTTCCAGACCCGCATCAAGTGGGTATATGAACTCTTCCCGCGCCTGTGGGAGCGGCGTATTCAGCGTGCGGGCACCATGTCCGGCGGTGAACAGCAGATGCTGGCGATTGGCCGCGCGCTGATGAGCCAGCCGCGCCTGCTGCTGCTGGACGAACCGTCGCTCGGTCTTGCACCGATCATCATCCAGCAGATTTTCGACACCATCGAACAGTTGCGCAAAGAGGGGATGACCATCTTCCTCGTCGAGCAGAACGCCAACCAGGCGCTGAAGCTCGCCGATCGCGGCTACGTGCTGGAGAATGGTCGCGTGGTGCTCTCCGATACCGGCGACGCGCTGCTGGCGAACGAAGCGGTGCGGAGTGCGTACTTGGGTGGCTAA
- the ugpA gene encoding sn-glycerol-3-phosphate ABC transporter permease UgpA, with amino-acid sequence MSSSRPVFRSRWLPYLLVAPQLVITVIFFIWPAGEALWYSVQSVDPFGLSSQFVGLDNFTALFHDSYYLDSFWTTMKFSALVTVSGLVASLFFAALVDYVVRGSRLYQTLMLLPYAVAPAVAAVLWIFLFNPGRGLITHFLAEFGYDWNHAQNSGQAMFLVVFASVWKQISYNFLFFFAALQSIPRSLVEAAAIDGAGPIRRFFRLSLPLIAPVSFFLLVVNLVYAFFDTFPVIDAATAGGPVQATTTLIYKIYREGFAGLDLSASAAQSVVLMFLVIILTVVQFRYVESKVRYQ; translated from the coding sequence ATGTCATCATCCCGTCCGGTGTTCCGTTCCCGCTGGCTGCCGTACCTGCTGGTCGCGCCGCAACTGGTCATCACCGTTATCTTCTTTATCTGGCCTGCGGGCGAAGCGCTGTGGTACTCGGTGCAAAGCGTCGATCCGTTCGGGCTTTCCAGCCAGTTTGTCGGGCTGGACAATTTCACCGCGTTGTTCCATGACAGCTACTATCTGGACTCCTTCTGGACGACGATGAAGTTCAGCGCGCTCGTCACCGTCAGCGGCCTTGTCGCGTCGTTGTTTTTCGCCGCGCTGGTGGATTACGTGGTGCGCGGCAGCCGTCTGTATCAGACGCTGATGCTGCTGCCCTACGCCGTGGCCCCCGCCGTGGCCGCCGTACTGTGGATCTTCCTGTTTAACCCTGGTCGCGGGCTGATCACCCATTTCCTGGCAGAATTTGGTTATGACTGGAACCACGCCCAGAACAGCGGCCAGGCGATGTTCCTGGTGGTGTTCGCCTCGGTGTGGAAGCAGATCAGCTACAACTTCCTGTTCTTCTTTGCCGCGTTGCAGTCCATCCCGCGCTCGCTGGTGGAAGCCGCCGCGATTGACGGCGCAGGTCCCATTCGTCGTTTCTTCCGATTATCGCTGCCGCTGATCGCTCCGGTGAGTTTCTTCCTGCTGGTGGTCAACCTGGTGTACGCCTTCTTCGACACCTTCCCGGTGATCGACGCGGCCACCGCAGGCGGCCCGGTACAGGCAACGACAACGCTGATTTATAAGATCTACCGCGAAGGTTTTGCGGGGCTGGACCTCTCGGCTTCGGCCGCGCAGTCGGTCGTGCTGATGTTCCTCGTCATCATCCTCACGGTGGTGCAGTTCCGCTATGTTGAAAGTAAGGTGCGCTACCAATGA
- the panM gene encoding aspartate 1-decarboxylase autocleavage activator PanM — MKLTIVRLVTFSDQDHIDLGKIWPEYSPSSLSVDENHRIYAARFNERLLAAVRVTLSGTQGALDSLRVRDVTRRRGVGQYLIEEVIRENPSVTSWWMADVGVEDRGVMAAFMQALGFTAQANGWEKRQS, encoded by the coding sequence ATGAAACTGACTATCGTTCGTCTGGTGACCTTTAGCGACCAGGATCATATCGACCTGGGCAAAATCTGGCCGGAATACTCCCCTTCATCACTGAGCGTTGACGAGAATCACCGCATTTATGCCGCACGCTTTAACGAGCGTTTACTGGCCGCCGTTCGCGTGACGCTGAGCGGCACGCAGGGCGCGCTGGATTCACTGCGCGTGCGTGACGTTACCCGTCGCCGTGGCGTGGGGCAGTATTTGATTGAAGAAGTGATCCGCGAAAACCCGAGCGTCACCTCCTGGTGGATGGCCGACGTGGGCGTGGAAGACCGCGGCGTGATGGCAGCATTTATGCAGGCGTTAGGGTTTACGGCGCAGGCGAACGGGTGGGAGAAGCGTCAGAGTTGA
- the livK gene encoding high-affinity branched-chain amino acid ABC transporter substrate-binding protein LivK yields the protein MKRNAKALIAGMVALSISQAAMADDIKVAVVGAMSGPVAQWGDMEFNGARQAIKDINAKGGIKGDKLVGVEYDDACDPKQAVAVANKIVNDGIQYVIGHLCSSSTQPASDIYEDEGILMITPGATNPELTQRGYQHIMRTAGLDSSQGPTAAKYILEAVKPQRIAIIHDKQQYGEGLARSVQDGLKKGGANIVFFDGITAGEKDFSALIARLQKENIDFVYYGGYYPEMGQMLRQARATGLKTQFMGPEGVGNASLSNIAGGSAEGMLVTMPKRYDQEPANKAIVEALKAQKKDPSGPYVWITYAAVQSLATALERTGSKEPLDLVKDLKAHGANTVIGPLNWDEKGDLKGFEFGVFKWHADGSSSVAR from the coding sequence ATGAAAAGGAACGCGAAAGCATTAATCGCGGGAATGGTTGCACTGTCGATTTCGCAGGCAGCCATGGCGGACGATATTAAAGTTGCCGTTGTCGGTGCCATGTCCGGTCCGGTTGCCCAGTGGGGCGACATGGAGTTCAACGGCGCGCGTCAGGCCATCAAAGATATCAATGCCAAAGGCGGTATTAAGGGCGACAAACTGGTCGGCGTAGAGTATGACGACGCCTGCGATCCTAAACAGGCCGTCGCGGTTGCCAACAAAATCGTGAACGATGGCATCCAGTACGTCATCGGCCATTTGTGTTCATCCTCCACGCAGCCCGCGTCTGATATCTACGAAGACGAAGGCATTCTGATGATCACCCCTGGCGCAACCAACCCGGAACTGACCCAGCGCGGCTATCAGCACATCATGCGTACCGCTGGTCTGGACTCCTCTCAGGGGCCAACGGCCGCAAAATACATCCTTGAGGCCGTCAAGCCGCAGCGCATCGCCATTATTCATGACAAGCAGCAGTACGGCGAAGGTCTGGCGCGCTCGGTTCAGGACGGCCTGAAAAAAGGCGGCGCGAATATCGTCTTCTTTGATGGCATTACCGCAGGCGAGAAAGATTTCTCCGCGCTGATTGCCCGTCTGCAAAAAGAGAATATCGACTTCGTTTACTACGGTGGCTACTACCCGGAAATGGGCCAGATGCTGCGTCAGGCGCGCGCGACTGGTCTTAAAACCCAGTTCATGGGGCCAGAGGGCGTGGGCAATGCTTCCCTGTCTAATATCGCGGGCGGTTCTGCCGAAGGCATGCTGGTAACAATGCCAAAACGCTATGACCAGGAGCCGGCAAACAAGGCTATCGTAGAGGCGCTCAAGGCGCAGAAGAAAGATCCAAGTGGTCCTTACGTCTGGATCACCTACGCCGCGGTACAGTCTCTGGCCACCGCGCTGGAACGTACCGGCAGCAAAGAGCCGCTGGATCTGGTGAAAGATTTAAAAGCACACGGGGCGAACACCGTGATTGGGCCGCTGAACTGGGATGAGAAAGGCGATCTGAAGGGATTTGAATTTGGTGTCTTTAAGTGGCACGCCGACGGGTCTTCCTCGGTCGCCAGATAA
- the ugpB gene encoding sn-glycerol-3-phosphate ABC transporter substrate-binding protein UgpB, which translates to MTSLRHTALGLAIGLAFATNAMAVTTIPFWHSMEGELGKEVDSLAQRFNDAHPDYKIVPVYKGNYEQSLSAGIAAFRTGNAPAILQVYEVGTATMMASKAIKPVYEVFKDAGINFDESQFVPTVSGYYTDSKTGHMLSQPFNSSTPVLYYNKDAFKKAGLDPEQPPKTWQDLAEYTAKLKAAGMKCGYASGWQGWIQIENFSAWHGLPVATKNNGFDGTDAVLEFNKPEQVKHIALLADLNKKGDFSYFGRKDESTEKFYNGDCAITTASSGSLADIRHYAKFNYGVGMMPYDADVKGAPQNAIIGGASLWVMQGKDNGTYKGVAEFLDFLAKPENAAEWHQKTGYLPITKAAYDLTREQGFYSKNPGADIATRQMLNKPPLPFTKGLRLGNMPQIRTIVDEELESVWTGKKTPQQALDSAVERGNQLLRRFEQSTKS; encoded by the coding sequence ATGACATCGTTACGACATACAGCTTTGGGTCTGGCAATCGGTCTGGCTTTTGCGACGAACGCAATGGCTGTCACCACCATTCCGTTCTGGCATTCCATGGAAGGGGAGTTGGGTAAAGAGGTTGACTCCCTGGCGCAACGTTTCAACGACGCCCACCCGGATTACAAAATTGTGCCGGTGTACAAAGGCAACTACGAACAGAGCCTGAGCGCGGGTATCGCCGCCTTCCGTACCGGTAACGCACCTGCCATTCTGCAGGTTTATGAAGTGGGCACCGCCACCATGATGGCCTCTAAAGCCATCAAACCGGTCTACGAAGTGTTCAAAGACGCAGGCATTAACTTCGACGAATCCCAGTTCGTGCCGACCGTCTCCGGTTACTACACCGACTCTAAAACCGGCCATATGCTGTCGCAGCCGTTTAACAGCTCCACGCCGGTGCTGTACTACAACAAAGACGCCTTCAAAAAAGCCGGTTTAGACCCGGAGCAGCCGCCAAAAACCTGGCAGGATCTGGCGGAGTACACCGCGAAGCTGAAAGCGGCGGGGATGAAGTGCGGCTACGCCAGCGGCTGGCAGGGCTGGATTCAGATTGAAAACTTCAGCGCCTGGCACGGTCTGCCGGTCGCCACCAAAAACAACGGCTTCGACGGTACGGATGCCGTGCTGGAGTTCAACAAGCCAGAGCAGGTGAAGCACATCGCGCTGCTTGCCGATCTGAACAAGAAGGGCGACTTCAGCTACTTTGGCCGTAAAGACGAATCCACCGAGAAGTTCTACAACGGCGACTGCGCCATTACCACCGCCTCTTCCGGCTCGCTGGCAGACATCCGCCACTACGCTAAATTCAACTACGGCGTGGGCATGATGCCATACGACGCTGACGTGAAAGGCGCGCCGCAGAACGCCATCATCGGCGGGGCGAGCCTGTGGGTGATGCAGGGCAAAGACAACGGCACCTACAAAGGCGTGGCCGAGTTCCTCGACTTCCTGGCGAAGCCGGAAAATGCCGCCGAATGGCACCAGAAGACCGGCTATCTGCCGATCACCAAAGCTGCGTATGACCTGACCCGTGAGCAGGGCTTCTACAGCAAAAACCCAGGAGCCGATATCGCCACGCGCCAGATGCTGAACAAGCCGCCGTTGCCGTTCACCAAAGGCCTGCGTCTCGGCAACATGCCGCAGATCCGCACCATCGTGGATGAAGAGTTAGAGAGCGTGTGGACCGGTAAGAAGACGCCTCAGCAGGCGCTGGACTCTGCGGTAGAGCGCGGGAATCAGCTGCTGCGCCGCTTTGAGCAGTCGACCAAATCGTAA